From Algoriphagus sp. NG3, the proteins below share one genomic window:
- a CDS encoding NUDIX hydrolase gives MANKDISKEITAKFGNQLRSRVNGILIEDDKLLMIKHLMGYDRHFWSVPGGGMHFGHMAEENLKREFLEETGLHIKVKDYLFVHEYLDVPLHAMEHFFRVERTGGNLARGMDPELHHDSQIIEEVKWMSIFEIQSLPHAALHQIFWGINSLEDLVLLRGYFNFGNNSLK, from the coding sequence ATGGCAAATAAGGACATCAGCAAGGAAATCACTGCAAAATTTGGAAATCAACTTCGGTCAAGGGTCAATGGCATCTTGATAGAGGACGATAAACTACTCATGATCAAGCATCTAATGGGATATGATCGACACTTCTGGTCTGTTCCCGGAGGGGGAATGCATTTTGGTCATATGGCTGAGGAAAACCTTAAAAGGGAATTTTTGGAAGAAACAGGTCTTCATATAAAAGTAAAAGACTATCTTTTCGTCCATGAATACCTTGATGTCCCACTACATGCCATGGAACATTTCTTCCGGGTGGAGCGGACTGGAGGTAACTTAGCCCGAGGTATGGATCCAGAACTTCATCATGACTCCCAAATAATAGAAGAAGTCAAATGGATGAGTATATTTGAAATCCAGTCATTGCCTCATGCCGCCCTTCATCAAATCTTTTGGGGAATTAATTCCCTCGAGGACTTAGTATTGTTGCGGGGATATTTTAATTTTGGAAATAATTCTCTAAAATAG
- a CDS encoding DUF3822 family protein: MESNLKVFRSDRFDVEDTASLSLFLYPESLFIFAKDKNRTNICINLYEGFEWSSLEQLLVTDQLLRTDLPATVYLHQPEFSLVPGVLYQPGQESSYLDFALDLPANTSYFSTGLDSNNLQVVSCVSEKLKKSLEARFSELSFHHGAVSFLSYLFKERFNLIGQEILIGILGKHIYAAAFSNQELAAFNVFDIESKEDILKYALILIEQLKFERNLVRISIFGATQESGISENWGKEYFHNFRLLAAHANQTYTHGFKHLKSINLFETNWQFD; this comes from the coding sequence TTGGAAAGCAATCTGAAAGTATTTAGAAGTGATAGGTTTGATGTGGAAGACACAGCAAGCCTATCGCTTTTTTTGTACCCTGAGTCCCTGTTCATTTTTGCCAAGGACAAGAACCGGACAAATATCTGTATCAACCTGTACGAAGGTTTTGAATGGAGTTCTCTGGAGCAACTCCTTGTCACAGATCAATTGTTACGGACGGATCTGCCCGCAACTGTTTATCTGCATCAGCCCGAATTCAGCTTGGTACCTGGAGTACTCTACCAGCCTGGCCAAGAGTCCTCTTACTTGGATTTTGCACTGGATCTACCAGCCAATACCAGCTATTTCAGTACTGGGCTGGACAGCAATAACCTGCAAGTAGTCTCCTGCGTTTCCGAGAAACTAAAAAAGTCACTCGAGGCACGTTTTTCTGAGCTTTCATTTCATCATGGTGCTGTATCTTTTCTTTCTTACTTGTTCAAAGAAAGATTTAACCTCATAGGGCAGGAAATACTCATCGGCATTTTAGGAAAGCATATCTATGCCGCCGCATTCTCCAACCAAGAACTGGCAGCGTTCAATGTTTTTGATATAGAGTCAAAGGAGGATATTCTGAAGTATGCCTTGATTCTTATAGAGCAACTCAAGTTTGAAAGGAACCTTGTGCGGATAAGTATATTTGGGGCAACCCAGGAAAGTGGTATTTCTGAAAATTGGGGGAAGGAGTATTTCCATAATTTTCGGCTTTTAGCTGCCCATGCCAACCAAACCTACACACACGGGTTTAAGCATTTGAAATCTATCAATTTATTTGAAACAAACTGGCAATTTGACTAA
- a CDS encoding NUDIX hydrolase, giving the protein MRIFVNDKPFDLISYEELNPSKSYEAVYHQLDELPANLPWKDDILFHEPSHDLIIRLLYLLRTRKLKDLDSITLVSKDKAALKKFVKSRFSIIKAAGGVVSKKGEILLIFRLGKWDFPKGKFEKGETPKQCAVREVEEECAVKVKAGGKICNTWHTYTQDRKSILKKTYWFEMDCLNDDQMAPQKEEGIEDIRWFLEGDAKIALVNSYPSMRFLFKQYIKNHLKAQTL; this is encoded by the coding sequence ATGAGAATCTTTGTGAACGACAAACCGTTTGACCTGATAAGCTACGAGGAGCTGAACCCGTCGAAGTCCTATGAGGCAGTTTACCACCAGCTGGATGAGCTTCCTGCCAATTTGCCCTGGAAAGATGATATTCTATTTCATGAGCCTTCCCATGACCTCATTATCCGACTGCTATACTTATTGCGCACAAGGAAGCTTAAGGATCTGGATTCAATCACCCTGGTGAGCAAGGATAAGGCTGCTCTGAAGAAATTCGTTAAAAGCCGCTTTTCCATCATCAAAGCTGCCGGAGGAGTGGTGTCCAAAAAAGGTGAAATCCTGTTGATATTCCGCTTGGGGAAATGGGATTTTCCCAAAGGAAAATTTGAGAAAGGGGAGACCCCAAAACAATGTGCGGTACGGGAAGTGGAGGAGGAATGTGCGGTAAAAGTGAAAGCTGGCGGTAAAATCTGCAATACCTGGCATACCTATACCCAGGACAGAAAAAGCATCCTGAAAAAGACCTATTGGTTTGAGATGGACTGTCTGAATGATGACCAGATGGCTCCCCAAAAAGAAGAAGGGATAGAGGATATCAGGTGGTTTTTAGAAGGTGACGCAAAAATCGCATTGGTAAACTCCTACCCATCGATGAGGTTCCTGTTCAAACAATACATAAAGAATCACCTGAAGGCTCAGACGTTGTAG
- the coaD gene encoding pantetheine-phosphate adenylyltransferase, whose protein sequence is MKKIAIFPGSFDPFTLGHHDIVMRSLNLFDEVIIGIGYNSGKKTRYFDIDDMVSKVKSVYENTPEVKVIVYNELTSTLAKKHDAQFLIRGLRNTTDFEYENTISQMNRYLNHELETVFLITSPRYAAISSTIIREVHRFGGDVAEFLPYNV, encoded by the coding sequence ATGAAAAAAATTGCCATTTTCCCAGGCTCATTCGATCCCTTCACACTGGGCCATCACGACATCGTGATGAGAAGTCTGAATCTTTTTGACGAAGTGATTATCGGTATCGGCTACAATTCCGGCAAAAAAACACGATATTTTGACATAGACGACATGGTATCCAAGGTGAAAAGCGTGTATGAGAACACCCCTGAAGTAAAAGTCATCGTCTATAATGAACTAACCTCCACCCTGGCCAAAAAGCATGACGCCCAATTCCTGATCCGGGGATTGAGAAACACCACGGATTTTGAATATGAAAACACCATCAGCCAGATGAACAGGTATCTTAACCATGAATTGGAAACTGTGTTTCTGATCACTTCTCCGCGCTATGCAGCTATCAGCTCCACGATTATCCGGGAAGTCCATCGCTTTGGAGGCGATGTGGCAGAATTCCTTCCCTACAACGTCTGA
- a CDS encoding YceI family protein — translation MKAIKQSGLILAAALMAFACGKSGDTVEATDAKEVAQAEGTTLTVDTGASTIAWTGYKPAGQHNGIIPAVEGTLTTQGETIAGGKISFDITKLEIHDLEAGSEDYGKLHGHLQSADFFDAATHPTATFEITSVEPFSSSDSVTDKDEFETEYTPSSDSELAPDAPTHWISGNLTMRGTTKNIKFPAAVSVTNGTAAVKAGFNIDRTDWGLSYGDEASATDKTKDKFIYNSVSIVLDTKAN, via the coding sequence ATGAAAGCAATCAAACAATCAGGCTTAATTCTAGCAGCAGCCCTTATGGCATTTGCCTGTGGCAAATCAGGGGACACCGTCGAAGCAACTGACGCAAAGGAAGTAGCTCAGGCAGAAGGCACTACCTTAACTGTTGATACAGGAGCAAGTACTATTGCCTGGACTGGTTACAAACCTGCTGGACAGCACAACGGTATAATCCCTGCTGTGGAAGGCACTCTTACTACCCAAGGTGAGACAATCGCCGGTGGAAAAATCAGCTTTGATATCACTAAGCTGGAGATCCATGACCTGGAAGCAGGTTCTGAGGATTATGGTAAGCTTCATGGCCATCTGCAGTCAGCAGACTTTTTTGATGCAGCCACCCACCCTACCGCTACATTTGAAATCACTTCGGTAGAGCCGTTTTCTTCAAGCGATTCTGTTACTGACAAGGATGAATTTGAAACTGAGTATACTCCTTCTTCTGATTCTGAATTGGCACCTGATGCTCCTACACATTGGATCAGCGGCAACCTTACTATGAGAGGTACCACTAAAAACATCAAATTCCCAGCAGCAGTAAGTGTTACTAACGGAACTGCAGCTGTGAAGGCAGGATTCAACATCGACAGAACTGACTGGGGTCTTTCTTATGGTGACGAAGCTTCTGCTACTGACAAGACAAAAGACAAATTCATTTACAACAGCGTATCTATCGTTT
- a CDS encoding ATP-dependent DNA helicase, whose protein sequence is MGKDSKPLWRPSDFLVNKFPFEPTLGQHTFFKKMDGFLLSDSEKKQAFVLRGYAGTGKTSVISALVQILPKLSLRSLLLAPTGRAAKVMSNYSGRAAFTIHKIIYKPKAEDGSLGGGFILQKNYYKDTVFIIDESSMLADDGGMSGNLLGDLISYVFHGQNNRLILVGDTAQLPPVGSEYSPALEADYLQRHYRLTTDQVELTEVMRQKLESGILYNATNLRLEIVRDAPKILISTQTFKDTFKMTGERLEDGLRYAYDKYGTENTTIVTRSNKAAVQYNQYIRRVIHFYEDEISSGDLLMIVKNNYTYMAESEKVNFLANGDMAEVMKIRSFEELYGLRFATLELRLLDYPDEPNFEAKVILDTLYSPSPSLTRDQYRSLYQQVSEDYADIASKKERMELIRKDPYLNALQVKFAYALTCHKAQGGQWKAVFVDQGYLTEDKVDREFVRWLYTAITRATDELYLVNFSQSFFVKPKELDGEEMRDF, encoded by the coding sequence ATGGGTAAAGATAGCAAGCCTTTGTGGAGGCCTTCGGATTTTCTGGTGAATAAATTCCCTTTCGAACCTACTTTGGGGCAGCACACTTTTTTCAAGAAAATGGATGGGTTCCTCTTAAGTGATTCGGAGAAAAAGCAGGCTTTTGTCCTTCGGGGATATGCCGGTACAGGAAAGACCTCTGTGATTTCTGCTTTAGTACAGATTCTCCCCAAGCTCTCCCTGCGCTCTCTTTTACTGGCGCCTACAGGGCGAGCCGCCAAAGTGATGAGTAATTATAGCGGTAGGGCTGCTTTTACCATCCATAAAATCATCTATAAGCCAAAAGCCGAAGATGGTAGTTTGGGAGGGGGATTTATTCTTCAGAAAAACTATTACAAAGACACGGTATTTATCATCGATGAGTCTTCCATGCTTGCTGATGATGGGGGGATGTCGGGAAACTTGCTGGGTGACCTCATCAGCTATGTATTCCATGGACAGAACAACCGGTTGATCCTAGTTGGGGATACTGCCCAGCTTCCGCCTGTAGGCAGTGAATACAGTCCTGCACTGGAGGCTGATTATTTGCAGCGACACTATCGCCTCACCACAGATCAGGTAGAGCTGACGGAGGTAATGAGGCAGAAATTAGAATCGGGGATTCTATATAACGCCACCAATCTGCGACTGGAAATAGTCCGTGACGCACCCAAGATCCTGATCAGTACACAGACGTTCAAGGATACTTTCAAGATGACAGGAGAGCGTCTAGAGGATGGCTTGCGCTATGCCTATGATAAGTACGGGACAGAGAATACTACCATCGTGACCCGCTCCAATAAGGCTGCTGTACAATACAACCAATACATCCGTAGGGTTATCCACTTCTATGAGGATGAAATCAGCTCAGGAGATCTTCTGATGATAGTAAAGAATAACTATACCTATATGGCCGAATCAGAGAAGGTGAATTTCCTTGCTAACGGAGATATGGCGGAGGTTATGAAAATCCGGTCTTTCGAGGAGTTATATGGTTTGCGTTTTGCCACACTGGAGCTTAGGCTGCTGGATTATCCTGATGAGCCCAATTTTGAAGCAAAAGTGATTTTGGACACCCTGTATTCTCCAAGTCCTTCGTTGACGCGGGATCAATATAGAAGCCTGTACCAGCAGGTATCAGAGGATTACGCGGATATCGCAAGCAAGAAGGAGCGGATGGAGCTTATCAGAAAAGATCCTTACCTAAATGCCCTTCAGGTGAAGTTTGCTTATGCACTGACCTGTCACAAGGCTCAAGGAGGGCAGTGGAAGGCGGTTTTTGTAGATCAAGGCTACCTTACGGAAGATAAGGTGGATAGGGAGTTTGTGAGATGGCTCTATACCGCCATCACTCGGGCTACGGATGAGCTTTATCTGGTGAATTTCTCCCAGAGCTTCTTTGTGAAGCCTAAGGAATTGGATGGGGAGGAGATGAGAGATTTTTAG
- a CDS encoding gamma carbonic anhydrase family protein, whose protein sequence is MAFLLEVNGKKPIVGDSCWLAPNATVTGDVIMGNNCTVWFNAVVRGDVHEIRIGNDTNIQDGAVIHCTYQKAGTYIGNQVSIAHNAVVHGCTIHDRVLIGMGAIVMDGAVVHSGAVIAAGAVVLANTIVEANSIYAGMPAKKVKDTGEAMDEVISRTAKNYPMYASWYSSETKEE, encoded by the coding sequence ATGGCATTTCTACTAGAAGTAAACGGGAAAAAGCCGATAGTTGGTGACAGCTGTTGGCTGGCACCAAATGCCACTGTAACGGGTGACGTAATCATGGGGAATAACTGCACGGTATGGTTCAATGCCGTGGTCCGTGGGGACGTGCATGAGATCCGTATAGGCAATGATACCAACATCCAAGATGGGGCGGTGATACACTGTACTTATCAAAAGGCAGGAACTTATATCGGAAATCAGGTATCCATAGCCCACAACGCGGTTGTACATGGATGTACTATACACGATAGAGTGCTGATAGGGATGGGGGCAATAGTAATGGATGGGGCAGTAGTGCACTCCGGTGCAGTGATTGCAGCCGGAGCGGTGGTACTGGCTAATACGATAGTAGAAGCGAATTCGATTTATGCAGGTATGCCCGCCAAGAAAGTCAAAGATACCGGGGAAGCGATGGATGAAGTGATTTCCAGAACAGCCAAGAACTATCCGATGTATGCCAGCTGGTATTCCTCCGAAACAAAGGAAGAATGA
- the pyrE gene encoding orotate phosphoribosyltransferase, translating to MEILDANVAAEVADKLLEIQAIRLQPEKPFTWASGWKSPIYCDNRLSLSFPEVRTLIKDQLVRCIQHYFPHVEAIAGVATAGIPQGSLLANELDLPFIYVRSKPKGHGMENMIEGKVVPGQKVVVVEDLVSTGGSSLKATQDLIDAGFEVLGMVAIFSYGFDVAAQNFDKANVKLICLSHYEAMLPRAVKRNYITNDALASLTEWREDPANWKK from the coding sequence ATGGAAATTTTAGACGCGAATGTAGCTGCTGAAGTAGCTGATAAATTATTGGAAATCCAGGCTATCCGCTTACAGCCAGAAAAGCCCTTCACCTGGGCCTCCGGATGGAAATCACCTATTTATTGTGACAACAGACTCTCACTGTCTTTTCCTGAGGTGAGAACCCTCATAAAAGACCAGTTGGTAAGATGTATCCAACATTATTTCCCTCATGTCGAAGCTATCGCCGGAGTGGCAACTGCCGGGATTCCTCAGGGTTCTTTGCTGGCAAATGAGCTGGATCTTCCCTTTATCTACGTCAGATCAAAGCCTAAAGGACATGGCATGGAAAATATGATCGAAGGCAAAGTGGTGCCAGGCCAAAAAGTGGTCGTAGTGGAAGACCTAGTCTCTACAGGCGGCAGCTCCCTGAAAGCTACCCAAGACCTGATTGATGCCGGCTTTGAAGTGCTCGGAATGGTTGCCATCTTCAGCTACGGCTTTGATGTAGCTGCGCAAAATTTTGATAAAGCCAATGTGAAGCTAATCTGCCTTAGCCACTATGAAGCGATGCTGCCTAGGGCCGTAAAGAGAAACTACATTACAAACGATGCCTTGGCCTCACTAACTGAATGGAGAGAAGACCCGGCAAACTGGAAAAAATAA